A single genomic interval of Clostridium facile harbors:
- the mutL gene encoding DNA mismatch repair endonuclease MutL, with protein sequence MPKINLLDKNVSELIAAGEVIERPASIVKELLENAVDSGATNVTIEIRRGGKSLIRVTDNGCGIAAEDVPKAFLRHATSKISDQDDLDRIGTLGFRGEALASICAVAKVELLTKPAEQEYGTRYLIQGGEEVSLEPYGCSAGTTILVRDVFYNVPARLKFLKKDVTEANSIQSIVDKIALSHPEVSFQMLREGKQVLHTPGNGDLFAVIYAVFGREFATSLMKVDSNHKVKVTGFTSIPTQTRSNRSMQHFFINGRYVKSKTCIAALEEAYKGSIMVGKFPACVLELSLPLDSVDVNVHPAKIEVRFSDEQAVFEAVYFAVKQAIAKDNQLTQQPEQPQVKPHIERVVFHPRQQEQTTLPKKATFQQSKPDYHSEPEPSINQENYQFLSRSSFQKKQPEQQPVSRLEDRIILEEPLPEEPKPESVPTPEPLLQQQETVVMESQQPPEIRLIGELFQTYILAEIDGMFVAVDKHAAHERILYEELKAQNDHPMERQLLLSPIRLTLSREEYGCVLDHLEQIQHMGFLAENFGDRSILIREIPLVLDQHNCQEVFEDLINNICQNKKDITPKVLDDLYHSMACKAAIKANDHNTPEELYQLLQRVWTDESIRYCPHGRPVILTFTKERFEKQFGRT encoded by the coding sequence GTGCCAAAAATCAACCTGTTAGACAAAAATGTATCCGAACTGATTGCCGCCGGCGAGGTAATTGAGCGTCCTGCTTCGATTGTAAAGGAATTACTGGAAAACGCCGTGGACTCAGGGGCAACCAATGTTACCATTGAAATCCGGCGAGGCGGTAAATCCCTCATCCGTGTGACGGATAATGGCTGCGGCATCGCCGCCGAGGATGTACCGAAGGCATTTTTGCGCCACGCTACTAGCAAAATTTCTGATCAGGATGATTTAGATCGCATCGGAACCCTGGGGTTCCGTGGGGAGGCACTAGCCTCTATTTGTGCTGTGGCTAAGGTGGAACTGTTGACCAAACCGGCGGAACAGGAATATGGAACCCGCTATCTGATCCAGGGTGGGGAAGAAGTTTCGTTGGAACCCTACGGCTGTTCAGCAGGAACTACCATTCTGGTGCGAGATGTGTTCTACAATGTGCCTGCTCGTTTGAAGTTCCTGAAAAAAGATGTAACCGAGGCAAATTCCATCCAGTCCATTGTGGATAAAATCGCCTTGAGCCATCCGGAGGTTTCGTTCCAGATGCTAAGGGAGGGGAAACAGGTGCTACATACCCCTGGAAATGGGGATTTATTCGCAGTGATTTACGCTGTGTTTGGTAGGGAATTTGCTACCTCTTTGATGAAGGTGGACAGTAATCATAAGGTGAAGGTAACCGGATTTACTAGCATCCCTACCCAGACCCGCTCCAATCGGAGTATGCAGCATTTTTTCATCAACGGGCGCTACGTTAAATCCAAAACTTGTATTGCCGCTCTAGAAGAGGCCTATAAAGGCAGTATCATGGTGGGGAAATTCCCTGCCTGCGTGTTGGAGCTTTCCCTCCCATTAGATAGTGTGGATGTCAATGTGCATCCAGCGAAAATCGAGGTACGTTTTTCGGACGAACAGGCGGTATTTGAAGCGGTGTATTTTGCGGTAAAACAGGCAATCGCTAAGGATAACCAGTTGACGCAGCAACCGGAGCAGCCACAGGTAAAGCCACATATTGAGCGGGTGGTATTCCATCCACGGCAGCAAGAACAGACCACACTTCCGAAAAAGGCAACATTCCAGCAAAGTAAGCCCGATTACCATTCTGAACCAGAACCGTCCATTAACCAAGAGAACTACCAGTTTTTAAGCCGGAGTTCCTTCCAAAAAAAACAGCCAGAACAACAACCAGTTTCCCGCTTAGAGGACAGGATTATTTTGGAAGAACCTTTACCAGAGGAGCCAAAACCGGAATCTGTTCCAACACCAGAGCCACTTCTCCAACAGCAGGAAACCGTGGTGATGGAATCCCAACAACCGCCGGAAATCCGCCTGATTGGGGAACTGTTCCAGACTTATATTCTGGCGGAAATTGATGGCATGTTTGTGGCGGTGGATAAACACGCCGCCCATGAACGCATTTTATACGAGGAGCTAAAGGCTCAGAACGACCATCCCATGGAACGGCAGCTGTTGCTTTCTCCCATCCGTTTGACCCTGTCCAGAGAAGAATACGGCTGTGTGTTGGACCACCTGGAACAAATTCAGCACATGGGATTTTTGGCAGAAAATTTTGGGGATAGATCTATTTTAATCCGGGAAATTCCTTTGGTGTTGGATCAGCACAACTGTCAAGAGGTGTTTGAAGATTTAATCAACAACATCTGCCAGAATAAAAAGGATATTACACCAAAGGTGCTGGATGATTTGTATCATTCTATGGCATGCAAAGCAGCCATCAAAGCCAATGATCACAACACCCCGGAAGAACTCTATCAGTTGTTGCAACGGGTGTGGACGGATGAATCGATTCGGTATTGCCCTCATGGCAGGCCAGTCATCCTTACGTTTACAAAAGAAAGGTTTGAAAAACAGTTTGGAAGAACATAA
- the mutS gene encoding DNA mismatch repair protein MutS: protein MDKLSPMMRQYQQIKQQHKDHLLFFRLGDFYEMFFEDALIASKELELTLTGRDCGLKERAPMCGVPFHSVDTYIKRLVEKGYKVAICEQMENPALAKGIVTREVIRVITPGTISESNMLEDGKNNYICSILVQGKNFGISFADVSTGTVFTSEFRSSNLMVDIVNELQRFSPSEILFNQEFVNLTDVAKYLKNHMKCTGELMEDEKYQSAVVRQQVEEQFGKSLDDLGLSQFPLATGCLGVLIGYLIETQKDGVKRLIDLQLYSEHQYMGVDLAARKNLELTETLRSGEKRGSLLWVLDHTKTSMGKRLMRKFVEQPLINPVQILKRQDAVEELCKDLIKRDRLMELLSNIYDLERLMTKVIYGSVSPRELKALSFTAQSLPEVKQELSTYQSSLLCDLNQRISNMEEIHNLIENAIIDEPPITMKEGGVIKPGFHQELDELREIRDNGKDYILQMEEKERERTGIKKLKINYNRVFGYYIEVTKSNLADVPEDYIRKQTLANCERFITQELKEYEQKVLVANERIIVIEQEIFEELRKFVAEQLVTVQQTAEAVATVDVLCSLAEVADQYHYTRPEIVTTGQIVIQDGRHPVVETVLDVPFVPNDTLLDTSDNKLAVITGPNMAGKSTYMRQVALIVLMAQMGSFVPASYAKISIVDKIFTRVGASDDLSAGQSTFMVEMSEVAHILKHATKNSLVILDEIGRGTSTFDGMSIAKSVVEYIMKSKQLGCKTLFATHYHELTSMEHEIHGIVNYNIAVKKHGDDITFLRKIVRGGADDSYGIAVAKLAGIPAPVVKRANEILKELESGSLATVQTNSLADQIEQAPLQIALGAPPVETVEQPEHPALELLRQIDPDELTPKKAMDYLYELKQLLKS from the coding sequence ATGGATAAACTTTCACCAATGATGCGGCAGTATCAGCAAATCAAACAACAGCATAAGGATCATCTGCTGTTTTTCCGCCTGGGGGATTTTTATGAGATGTTCTTTGAGGATGCTCTGATTGCGTCAAAGGAATTGGAGTTAACCTTAACAGGAAGAGATTGTGGTTTAAAGGAACGTGCGCCAATGTGCGGCGTTCCTTTTCATAGTGTGGATACTTATATCAAACGGCTGGTGGAAAAAGGTTACAAAGTGGCCATCTGTGAGCAGATGGAAAACCCTGCCCTTGCCAAAGGGATTGTCACCCGTGAAGTGATCCGTGTCATTACCCCGGGTACTATCTCAGAAAGTAACATGTTGGAGGATGGCAAAAACAACTATATTTGCAGCATCCTGGTACAAGGCAAAAACTTCGGTATCAGTTTTGCGGATGTGTCCACCGGGACGGTGTTTACTTCCGAATTCCGCTCTTCCAATTTAATGGTGGATATCGTCAATGAGCTGCAACGGTTTTCCCCTTCCGAGATTCTCTTTAACCAGGAGTTTGTCAACCTTACGGATGTAGCAAAATACCTGAAAAACCATATGAAATGCACCGGGGAACTGATGGAGGATGAAAAATACCAATCGGCTGTGGTGCGGCAGCAGGTGGAAGAACAGTTTGGAAAATCCCTGGATGACCTGGGCTTGAGCCAGTTCCCGTTGGCAACCGGATGCCTTGGGGTCTTAATTGGCTACCTGATAGAAACCCAGAAAGACGGGGTAAAACGTTTGATTGACCTCCAGCTTTATAGTGAGCACCAGTATATGGGGGTTGATCTTGCTGCCCGTAAAAACCTGGAGTTGACCGAAACCCTCCGCAGCGGGGAAAAACGTGGCAGCCTGCTCTGGGTGTTGGACCACACCAAAACCTCTATGGGAAAACGCTTGATGCGGAAATTTGTGGAGCAGCCGCTGATTAACCCAGTGCAGATTCTAAAACGCCAGGATGCGGTGGAGGAGCTTTGTAAAGACTTAATCAAGCGGGACCGGCTGATGGAGCTGCTCTCCAATATTTACGACCTGGAACGGCTGATGACCAAGGTGATTTACGGCTCGGTGTCCCCAAGGGAACTGAAAGCCCTCTCGTTCACTGCCCAAAGCCTGCCCGAAGTAAAACAGGAACTTTCCACCTACCAGTCCTCCCTGTTGTGCGATTTGAACCAACGGATTTCCAACATGGAGGAGATCCACAATTTAATCGAGAACGCCATTATTGATGAACCTCCAATCACTATGAAGGAAGGCGGCGTAATCAAACCAGGGTTCCATCAAGAGCTGGACGAGTTGCGGGAAATCCGGGACAACGGCAAGGATTACATCCTGCAAATGGAGGAAAAAGAGCGGGAACGCACCGGCATCAAAAAGCTGAAAATCAACTACAACCGGGTGTTCGGCTATTATATTGAGGTGACAAAATCCAATCTGGCGGACGTGCCGGAAGATTATATCCGCAAACAGACCCTTGCCAACTGTGAGCGGTTTATCACCCAGGAGCTAAAAGAGTACGAACAGAAAGTCCTGGTGGCAAATGAGCGGATTATCGTCATTGAGCAGGAAATCTTTGAGGAACTGCGAAAATTTGTTGCGGAACAACTAGTTACAGTACAGCAAACCGCTGAAGCAGTTGCCACGGTGGATGTACTTTGTTCCCTGGCGGAAGTAGCGGATCAATACCATTATACCCGTCCGGAAATTGTCACCACAGGGCAGATTGTTATCCAGGATGGCAGGCATCCGGTGGTAGAAACCGTGTTGGATGTTCCGTTTGTACCCAATGACACCTTACTGGATACCAGCGACAACAAGCTGGCTGTGATTACCGGCCCGAACATGGCGGGAAAATCCACCTATATGCGGCAGGTGGCGCTGATTGTGCTCATGGCGCAGATGGGAAGTTTTGTCCCTGCCAGTTACGCGAAAATTTCCATTGTGGATAAGATCTTTACTCGTGTTGGGGCGTCGGATGACCTTTCCGCCGGACAGTCCACCTTTATGGTGGAGATGAGCGAGGTTGCCCATATCCTTAAACATGCCACTAAAAACAGTCTGGTCATCCTGGACGAAATCGGACGGGGGACTTCCACCTTTGACGGGATGAGCATCGCTAAATCGGTGGTAGAATACATCATGAAATCAAAACAGCTTGGTTGCAAGACCTTGTTCGCCACCCATTACCATGAACTCACCAGTATGGAACACGAAATCCATGGGATTGTCAACTACAATATTGCGGTGAAAAAACACGGGGATGACATTACCTTTTTGCGCAAGATTGTACGGGGTGGAGCGGATGACAGCTATGGCATCGCAGTGGCAAAACTGGCGGGGATTCCTGCGCCGGTGGTAAAACGGGCCAATGAGATTTTAAAGGAACTGGAATCCGGTTCGTTGGCAACGGTACAGACCAATTCTCTGGCGGATCAAATCGAACAGGCACCATTGCAAATTGCCTTGGGCGCCCCTCCAGTAGAAACAGTAGAACAGCCAGAACACCCTGCTTTGGAGTTGCTTCGCCAGATTGACCCGGACGAGCTGACACCAAAAAAAGCCATGGATTATTTATATGAACTCAAACAACTGCTAAAATCATAG